From a single Struthio camelus isolate bStrCam1 chromosome 31, bStrCam1.hap1, whole genome shotgun sequence genomic region:
- the LOC138063018 gene encoding collagen, type I, alpha 1a-like, whose amino-acid sequence MATDPVQVGPAGAARGGCGARGVHGGVTRSTREGARRAHEGARGRDTAQGGARRAHEGARGCDTARGGASRTHTCARGRDTARGGPVRGVRTRACARPPAHTRVHARAGPRHPASLPREGEVRGRGGGRGRGTQASGRGGGGGRAAGPTRTPGPTRTPGPRQGGAGILRDPGVRAVAWGGRRTHVCELSHDSSPEGPRRPGGGGGLRAAGPTRTPGPHWGRGGGSSGTQASGQWQARGTTVARACASSRTTLRRRDPGVRAPPFPPLPPRAGASGSRCAQGPGVRARAQASGLRAQASRAPAPPPLPRALPVPLVGWGGDPGRLGPLSPPWWVGGGGREGAVPGRLGPDAVCAAVPGCLGPLSPRWWRVCNARTPGPPTPSPH is encoded by the exons atgGCCACCGACCCGGTGCAGGTAGGACCCgccg GCGCGGCACGAGGGGGCTGTGGTGCGAGGGGCGTGCACGGGGGTGTGACGCGCAGCACCAGGGAGGGGGCACGGAGGGCGCACGAGGGTGCACGAGGGCGTGACACGGCACAGGGGGGTGCACGGCGTGCACACGAGGGTGCACGAGGGTGTGACACGGCACGGGGGGGTGCAAGCCGTACGCACACGTGCGCACGAGGGCGCGACACGGCACGAGGAGGGCCGGTGCGAGGCGTGCGCACGAGGGCGTGTGCCCGCCCGCCAGctcacacgcgtgtgcacgcacgcgcggggcccaggcatccggcctCGCTCCCCCGGGAAGGGGAAgtgcgggggaggggcgggggccggggaagaggaacccaggcgtccggccggggtggggggggggggcgagcagcCGggcccacccggacgcctgggcccacccggacacctgggccccggcaggggggagcggggatcctcagggacccaggcgtccgggcagttGCGTGGGGCGGCCGTCGCACACACGTGTGCGAGCTCTCGCACGACTCTTCgccggagggacccaggcgtccgggcggggggggggggttgcgagCAGCCGGGCccacccggactcctgggccccactgggggaggggggggggatcctcggggacccaggcgtccgggcagtgGCAGGCGCGTGGGACGACCGTTGCACGCGCGTGTGCGAGCTCTCGCACGACTCTTCgccggagggacccag gcgtccgggctcctcccttccccccgcttccgccccgcgccggcgcctCCGGCTCCCGCtgcgcccagggcccaggcgtccgggccagggcccaggcgtccgggctgagggcccaggcgtccagggctcCCGctcctccccccctgccccgagccctccccgttCCCCTTGTTGGGTGGGGGggtgaccccggacgcctgggccccctaaGCCCACCctggtgggttggggggggggggagggagggtgcggtgcccggacgcctgggccccgatgctgtgtgcgctgcagtgcccggatgcctgggccccctcagcCCACGCTGGTGGCGCGTGTGcaacgcccggacgcctgggccccccacccccagcccacaCTGA
- the GADD45GIP1 gene encoding large ribosomal subunit protein mL64, protein MAAPLRRAAAAAAGWAAARRYRAAPLRRSLDGEYRPDAADRRTPPWQLEARYEARRFGRWGAAAAVAAGRLWPGPRRLRQLEAEEREWCPALRDLQAALERSERLTEQRRVERTQRVAAALERLPGLVAAWRRGRAAARERARAEGARRAAALAAAAGGVPGGGEDPRARAALLDDLERQRRRQEKRRRREARLEAARQALAAAHQAAAAAPPPQ, encoded by the exons atggcggcgcccttgcggcgggcggcggcggcggcggcgggctgggccgcggcccggcggtaCCGGGCGGCGCCGCTGCGGCGCAGCCTGGACGGCGAGTACCGGCCCGACGCCGCCGACCGGCGCACGCCGCCCTGGCAGCTGGAGGCGCGCTACGAGGCGCGGCGGTTCgggcgctggggggcggcggcggcggtggcggccgggcggctgtggcccggcccgcggcggctgcGGCAGCTGGAGGCCGAGGAGCGCGAGTGGTGCCCGGCGCTGCGCGACCTGCAGGCCGCGCTGGAGCGGAGCGAGCGGCTGACGGAGCAGCGGCGGGTCGAGag GACGcagcgggtggcggcggcgctggagcggctgccggggctggtggcggcctggcggcgggggcgagcggcggcgcgggagcgggcGCGGGCCGAGGgggcgcgccgggcggccgccctggcggcggcggcggggggggtcccgggggggggggaagaccccCGCGCCCGGGCCGCCCTGCTCGACGACCTGGAGCGCCAGCGGCGGCGCCAGGAGAAGCGGCGCCGGCGGGAGGCCCGGCTCGAGGCCGCCCGCCAGGCCCTGGCTGCCGCCcaccaggccgccgccgccgccccccccccgcaataA